One part of the Brevundimonas sp. NIBR11 genome encodes these proteins:
- a CDS encoding prolyl oligopeptidase family serine peptidase, protein MRRPLSLTAALLASTILGAPALAQTAHTPPNPPLVEGGFATTDATDPYLWLEEVDGERAMAWVNEHNTRSLGVLQGDPRYEGLHEQALAIVQARDRIPSPGFTHDGHIDNFWQDASHVRGIWRRTTLDSYRTDNPEWQTILDIDALSTAEGKNWVYKGASCLPPDERLCLISLSDGGKDAVVVREYDTVARAFVQGGFELPESKGGATWVDADTLLISRDFGPGTLTSSGYPMIVKRLKRGQSIDQAETLFTGQPSDVSVSGSTLRDADGLIQAVLINRGVSFYESETHLLTPTGTTVQLPLPAKSDIDALVQGQLVVTIKQDWTAPSGQAFQTGDVVAWPLTDWLIDPATQAQLIIRPGARESVESITATRNKLVVALYENVRGAAYVYTPNPSGEWARARLDLPENSTVGLGSASEQDDRIFVSVAGYLSPSTLSLVDAATGQLAQVKTIPPKFDASGMTVEQHEARSADGTMIPYFVVHKTDMPLDGSNATLLYGYGGFQVSQLPGYSPTVGKLWLERGGVYVVANVRGGGEFGPNWHEAALQQNRQRAHEDFQAVASDLIARNITSQPHLGVMGGSQGGLFMGAMLTQRPDLINAAVIQVPLFDMFRFHRLLAGASWRAEYGDPDIPEQRAWIGEYSPYQNLRAGQPYPEVFIHTSTKDDRVHPGHARKAAARLEELGYPVLFYENTDGGHAAGANLRETARRIALEYTYLTRRLMDVPAEE, encoded by the coding sequence ATGCGTCGTCCGCTGAGCCTCACGGCCGCCCTCCTCGCCTCCACGATTCTCGGAGCCCCCGCCCTGGCCCAAACCGCGCACACCCCGCCCAACCCGCCCCTCGTCGAAGGCGGCTTCGCCACCACCGACGCGACCGACCCCTACCTGTGGCTGGAAGAGGTCGACGGCGAGCGCGCCATGGCCTGGGTCAACGAGCACAACACCCGCTCCCTAGGCGTGCTTCAGGGCGATCCTCGCTACGAGGGCCTGCACGAACAGGCCCTGGCCATCGTCCAGGCGCGCGACCGCATCCCCTCGCCCGGCTTCACCCATGACGGCCACATCGACAACTTCTGGCAGGACGCCAGCCATGTGCGCGGCATCTGGCGTCGCACGACGCTGGACAGCTACCGCACCGACAATCCCGAGTGGCAGACCATCCTCGACATCGACGCCCTGTCGACGGCCGAGGGCAAGAACTGGGTCTACAAGGGCGCGTCCTGCCTGCCGCCGGACGAGCGCCTGTGCCTGATCTCCCTGTCGGACGGCGGCAAGGACGCCGTCGTGGTCCGCGAGTACGACACCGTCGCCCGCGCCTTCGTGCAGGGCGGTTTCGAACTGCCGGAATCCAAGGGCGGCGCGACCTGGGTCGATGCCGATACCCTTCTGATCTCGCGCGACTTCGGTCCGGGCACCCTGACCTCCTCGGGCTATCCGATGATCGTCAAACGGCTGAAGCGCGGCCAGTCGATCGATCAGGCCGAGACCCTCTTCACCGGCCAGCCGTCGGACGTCTCGGTCAGCGGCAGTACCCTGCGCGACGCCGACGGCTTGATTCAGGCGGTGCTCATCAATCGGGGCGTCAGCTTCTACGAGAGCGAAACCCATCTGCTGACGCCGACCGGTACGACCGTGCAGTTGCCCTTGCCGGCCAAGTCGGACATTGACGCCCTTGTCCAGGGTCAGCTGGTTGTGACGATCAAGCAGGATTGGACGGCCCCGTCGGGCCAGGCCTTCCAGACCGGCGATGTGGTGGCTTGGCCGCTGACCGATTGGCTGATCGACCCGGCAACCCAAGCGCAGTTGATCATTCGCCCGGGTGCCCGCGAGTCGGTCGAGAGCATCACCGCCACCCGCAACAAGCTGGTCGTGGCCCTGTACGAGAACGTGCGCGGCGCGGCCTATGTCTATACGCCGAACCCGTCCGGCGAGTGGGCCCGCGCTCGTCTGGACCTGCCCGAGAACTCGACCGTCGGTCTCGGCTCGGCCTCGGAGCAGGACGACCGCATCTTCGTCAGCGTCGCCGGCTATCTGTCGCCCTCGACCCTGTCGCTGGTCGACGCCGCGACCGGCCAGTTGGCCCAGGTCAAGACGATCCCGCCCAAGTTCGACGCCTCGGGCATGACTGTCGAACAGCACGAGGCCCGCTCGGCCGACGGCACCATGATCCCCTATTTCGTGGTGCATAAGACGGACATGCCGCTCGACGGCTCCAACGCCACGCTTCTGTACGGCTACGGCGGCTTCCAGGTGTCGCAACTGCCCGGCTATTCGCCCACGGTCGGCAAGCTCTGGCTGGAGCGCGGCGGCGTCTATGTCGTCGCCAATGTGCGGGGCGGCGGTGAGTTCGGCCCCAATTGGCACGAGGCGGCCCTGCAGCAGAACCGGCAGCGCGCGCATGAGGACTTCCAGGCCGTGGCCTCGGACCTGATCGCCCGCAACATCACCTCCCAGCCCCACCTCGGCGTCATGGGCGGGTCGCAGGGCGGCCTGTTCATGGGGGCGATGCTGACCCAGCGTCCGGACCTGATCAACGCGGCGGTCATCCAGGTGCCCCTTTTCGACATGTTCCGCTTCCACCGCCTGCTCGCTGGCGCATCGTGGCGGGCGGAGTACGGCGACCCGGACATCCCGGAACAGCGCGCCTGGATCGGCGAATACTCGCCCTATCAGAACCTGCGCGCGGGCCAGCCCTATCCTGAGGTCTTCATCCACACCTCGACCAAGGACGACCGCGTCCACCCGGGCCACGCCCGCAAGGCGGCGGCACGGCTGGAGGAACTGGGCTATCCGGTCCTGTTCTACGAGAACACCGACGGCGGCCACGCGGCCGGCGCCAACCTGCGCGAAACGGCCCGCCGCATCGCGCTGGAATACACTTATCTGACCCGCCGCCTCATGGATGTCCCGGCGGAGGAGTAG
- a CDS encoding potassium channel family protein has product MPSSPVRHRHSLRARFRFLYHGNTTTAVRFRLAVIAIDLAIIAFFVAAPILKDYGRTFFVLDYCIAALLAADLIARITAFSDWKDWFRRPINWIDLIVLASLLLPAWAINLGFLRILRLWTLLNSDLFWRTVGRKFDDTRVEEVTRAVGNLVTFVFVVTGFVYTVFRGRHDGITGYVDALYFTVATLTTTGFGDITLPGVWGRLLSIAVMLVGITLFVRLGQSLLKPRKVNFACPTCALQKHDPDAVHCKACGTVLAIPDDG; this is encoded by the coding sequence ATGCCGTCGTCGCCCGTCCGCCATCGTCATTCGCTTCGGGCGCGCTTTCGCTTTCTCTATCACGGCAACACGACCACGGCCGTCCGCTTTCGGCTGGCGGTCATCGCCATCGACCTGGCCATCATCGCCTTCTTCGTCGCCGCGCCGATCCTGAAGGACTACGGTCGGACCTTCTTCGTCTTGGACTACTGTATCGCGGCCCTCCTGGCGGCCGACCTGATCGCGCGGATCACGGCCTTCTCGGACTGGAAGGACTGGTTCCGACGACCGATCAACTGGATCGACCTGATCGTCCTGGCCTCGCTGCTCCTGCCTGCCTGGGCCATCAACCTCGGCTTCCTCAGGATCCTGCGCCTGTGGACCCTGCTGAACTCCGACCTGTTCTGGCGGACCGTGGGTCGCAAGTTCGACGATACGCGGGTCGAGGAAGTCACCCGCGCCGTCGGCAATCTGGTCACCTTCGTCTTCGTGGTGACAGGCTTTGTCTACACCGTCTTCCGGGGCCGGCATGACGGCATCACCGGGTATGTCGACGCGCTTTATTTTACAGTCGCGACCCTGACCACGACAGGGTTCGGCGACATCACCCTGCCGGGCGTCTGGGGTCGATTGCTGTCCATCGCCGTCATGCTGGTGGGCATCACCCTGTTCGTGCGGCTAGGCCAGAGCCTGCTGAAGCCGCGGAAGGTCAACTTCGCCTGCCCGACCTGCGCCCTGCAGAAGCACGACCCCGATGCCGTCCACTGCAAGGCCTGCGGGACCGTCCTGGCCATCCCCGACGACGGTTGA
- a CDS encoding prolyl oligopeptidase family serine peptidase, producing the protein MLRSLMLGVAAVAISAPAFAQSAPPHFPADLTPAGVRAADDHLALEEVEGAEAMAFVRAENERSLAALTGDRRYETFRSEAFDILSSTARIPGPSFLGSGIGNFWQDAANPKGVWRRTTLDSYRTDAPEWETLIDIDALSRAEGKDWVWKGADCLPPDEARCLISLSEGGKDAVVVREFDTTTKSFVDGGFVLPEGKHRLEWFDVDTLLVATDFGPGTMTESGYPFIVKRLKRGQALADATELYRGDISDGGYGVSPSVFRDGSGAVLATIVNRPLDTYRSETWRLNGGVVTRLNVPEKVSVHGVMQGRLVFTAEQAWRWNTQEIAPGTLMAVELPLLEPGHDTVISNAATTVLRPTDRQSIDGVAVFDDRIVVNVLDNVRGSLAVFNNRGEFGWPRTDIAVPENVAVSLGDRSRGSGRLFYSVQGFLTPPTLSLANIETAASEAIKAGPALFDASTHVVEQFEATSTDGTKIPYFLVRPKNAPMDGSTPTIMFGYGGFQVSYPPAYKPEMGKLWLENGGAYVVANIRGGGEFGPAWHQAALRENRQRAFDDFASVARDLEQRGVTSPRRLGIYGRSNGGVLTSVSITQHPELYNAAVIESPLIDMLRYQDLPAGASWIGEYGDPRIPDDAAFISRYSAYQLLRPEAEYPRLYITTNTRDDRVHPGHARKFAARLADQGHDHLYYEETSGGHSNDADPVANARRWARHYVYLSQQLMD; encoded by the coding sequence ATGCTGCGTTCCCTCATGCTCGGCGTCGCCGCCGTCGCCATCTCCGCCCCCGCCTTCGCCCAGTCAGCGCCGCCCCACTTCCCCGCCGACCTGACCCCGGCCGGCGTGCGCGCCGCCGACGATCATCTGGCGCTGGAGGAGGTGGAGGGTGCGGAGGCCATGGCCTTCGTCCGCGCCGAGAACGAGCGGTCGTTGGCGGCCCTGACCGGCGACCGCCGCTACGAGACCTTCCGGTCCGAGGCCTTCGACATCCTGTCGTCCACCGCCCGCATCCCCGGCCCCAGCTTCCTCGGATCGGGCATCGGAAACTTCTGGCAGGACGCGGCCAATCCGAAGGGCGTCTGGCGCCGCACGACGCTGGACAGCTACCGCACCGATGCGCCGGAGTGGGAGACCCTCATCGACATCGACGCCCTGTCGCGCGCCGAGGGCAAGGATTGGGTCTGGAAGGGCGCCGACTGCCTGCCGCCCGATGAGGCGCGCTGCCTGATCTCCCTGTCTGAGGGCGGCAAGGACGCCGTCGTTGTTCGTGAGTTCGACACCACCACCAAGTCGTTCGTCGACGGCGGCTTCGTCCTGCCCGAGGGCAAGCACCGGCTGGAGTGGTTCGACGTCGACACCCTCTTGGTCGCCACCGATTTCGGCCCCGGCACGATGACCGAGAGCGGCTATCCCTTCATCGTCAAGCGCCTGAAGCGCGGCCAGGCCCTGGCCGATGCGACCGAACTCTATCGCGGCGACATCTCCGACGGCGGCTATGGCGTCAGCCCCTCGGTCTTCCGTGACGGCTCGGGCGCGGTCCTGGCCACCATCGTCAACCGTCCGCTCGACACCTATCGCTCCGAGACCTGGCGTCTGAACGGCGGGGTAGTGACGCGGCTGAACGTGCCCGAGAAGGTGTCGGTCCATGGCGTCATGCAGGGGCGGCTGGTGTTCACGGCCGAACAGGCCTGGCGCTGGAACACCCAGGAGATCGCCCCCGGGACCCTGATGGCCGTCGAACTGCCCCTGCTGGAGCCCGGCCATGACACGGTGATCTCCAACGCCGCGACCACGGTCTTGCGGCCGACCGATCGCCAGTCGATCGACGGGGTCGCCGTCTTCGACGACCGTATCGTCGTCAATGTCCTCGACAACGTTCGCGGCAGTCTCGCGGTCTTCAACAATCGGGGCGAGTTCGGCTGGCCCCGCACCGACATCGCCGTGCCCGAGAATGTCGCCGTGAGCCTGGGCGACCGCAGCCGGGGCTCGGGCCGTCTCTTCTATTCGGTCCAAGGCTTCCTGACCCCCCCGACCTTGTCGCTGGCCAACATCGAGACCGCCGCCAGCGAGGCGATCAAGGCCGGCCCCGCCCTGTTCGACGCCTCGACCCATGTCGTCGAACAGTTCGAGGCCACGTCCACCGACGGAACGAAGATCCCCTACTTCCTCGTCCGCCCGAAGAACGCGCCCATGGACGGATCGACCCCGACCATCATGTTCGGCTACGGCGGCTTCCAGGTCTCCTATCCGCCCGCCTACAAACCCGAGATGGGCAAGCTGTGGCTCGAGAACGGCGGCGCATACGTCGTCGCCAACATCCGGGGGGGCGGCGAGTTCGGCCCGGCCTGGCACCAGGCGGCCCTGCGTGAGAACCGCCAACGCGCCTTCGACGACTTCGCCTCGGTCGCCCGCGATCTGGAACAGCGCGGCGTCACCTCGCCGCGTCGCCTCGGCATCTATGGCCGCTCCAACGGCGGGGTCCTGACCTCGGTCTCCATCACCCAGCATCCGGAACTCTACAACGCAGCCGTGATCGAAAGCCCCCTCATCGACATGCTGCGCTATCAGGACCTGCCGGCCGGGGCGTCGTGGATTGGCGAGTACGGCGACCCGCGCATCCCCGACGACGCCGCCTTCATCAGCCGCTACTCGGCCTATCAGCTGCTGCGTCCGGAGGCGGAGTATCCGCGCCTCTACATCACCACCAACACCCGCGACGACCGCGTCCACCCCGGCCATGCCCGCAAGTTCGCCGCGCGCCTGGCCGATCAGGGCCACGACCACCTCTATTACGAGGAGACTTCGGGCGGTCACTCCAACGACGCCGACCCGGTCGCCAACGCGCGGCGGTGGGCGCGGCATTATGTGTACCTCTCGCAGCAGCTGATGGACTGA
- a CDS encoding host attachment protein, protein MNLPNGAMVAVVDGEKLALFKNTGSAADVSLTAQPVPEIEERASGSAGRISSEANPDNDTQAEDGFAMGVAEVLNKWVLNGKVDKLLVIAAPKTLGELRKHWHKELSSRLVGEISKDLTGHSTDQIAAAIGKA, encoded by the coding sequence ATGAATCTTCCCAATGGCGCGATGGTGGCCGTGGTGGACGGCGAGAAGCTGGCCCTGTTCAAGAATACCGGCAGCGCCGCAGACGTCTCTCTCACCGCACAGCCGGTCCCCGAAATCGAGGAGCGGGCGTCCGGTTCGGCTGGTCGCATCTCAAGCGAAGCGAACCCCGACAACGACACCCAGGCCGAGGACGGCTTTGCGATGGGAGTCGCCGAGGTGCTCAACAAATGGGTGCTGAACGGCAAGGTCGACAAGCTGCTGGTCATCGCCGCGCCCAAGACGCTCGGCGAGCTTCGCAAACACTGGCACAAGGAGTTGTCGTCGCGTTTGGTCGGTGAAATCTCCAAGGACCTGACCGGCCACTCGACCGACCAGATCGCCGCCGCCATCGGCAAGGCCTGA
- a CDS encoding phosphotransferase family protein, which produces MTDSSNDPQAAFSGTREVDPRYRLDEGALDAWLAANVEGYAGPLTIRQFKGGQSNPTYELTTPKAAYVLRRKPPGVLLPSAHAVDREFTVISALSKQGYPVAKPYALCTDDAVIGSMFYVMDKVDGRVLWDLRLPGMEPAERRAIFEAQTDALADLHRFDPAAIGLAQYGKPGNYFARQVGRWTKQYKASEIDPIPEMDRLIAFLPQSLPAEGPTSIVHGDFRLDNMIMAPDRPKVRAVLDWELSTLGDPMADFSYLLIGWVLPPTVRNGLAGLDLKALGIPTIEETVERYAARTGRKEPENLDWLMAYNLFRLAAICQGIAGRVRDGTAASAHAVETAKQVVPLARAAMMFGTKAGA; this is translated from the coding sequence ATGACCGACAGCTCGAACGATCCGCAGGCCGCCTTCTCCGGAACCCGGGAGGTCGATCCCCGCTACCGGCTCGACGAGGGCGCGCTCGACGCCTGGTTGGCGGCGAACGTCGAAGGCTATGCCGGGCCGCTGACGATCCGCCAATTCAAGGGCGGTCAGTCGAACCCGACCTATGAGCTGACGACGCCGAAGGCCGCCTATGTGTTGCGTCGCAAGCCGCCGGGCGTGTTGCTGCCCTCGGCCCATGCGGTGGACCGGGAGTTCACGGTGATCTCGGCCCTATCGAAACAGGGCTATCCGGTTGCAAAGCCCTATGCTCTGTGCACGGACGATGCCGTCATCGGCTCGATGTTCTACGTTATGGACAAGGTCGATGGCCGGGTCCTGTGGGACCTGAGGCTGCCGGGGATGGAGCCGGCCGAACGCCGCGCCATCTTCGAGGCCCAGACGGATGCCCTGGCCGATCTGCACCGGTTCGATCCGGCGGCCATCGGCCTGGCGCAGTACGGCAAGCCGGGCAACTATTTCGCGCGTCAGGTCGGACGCTGGACCAAGCAGTACAAGGCCTCCGAGATCGACCCCATTCCGGAGATGGACCGGCTGATCGCCTTCCTGCCCCAGAGCCTGCCGGCCGAGGGACCGACCAGCATCGTCCACGGCGACTTCCGCCTCGACAACATGATCATGGCGCCGGACCGGCCCAAGGTTCGGGCCGTGCTGGACTGGGAACTGTCGACCCTGGGCGACCCCATGGCGGACTTCTCCTATCTGCTGATCGGTTGGGTCCTGCCCCCGACGGTGCGGAACGGTCTGGCCGGGCTGGACCTGAAGGCCCTGGGCATTCCCACCATTGAGGAGACCGTCGAACGCTATGCGGCCCGCACGGGTCGGAAGGAGCCGGAGAACCTCGACTGGCTGATGGCCTACAACCTGTTCCGGCTGGCCGCGATCTGTCAGGGCATCGCTGGACGGGTGCGCGACGGCACGGCGGCCTCGGCCCATGCGGTGGAGACGGCGAAACAGGTCGTTCCGCTGGCCAGGGCGGCCATGATGTTCGGGACCAAGGCGGGGGCTTAG
- a CDS encoding NADP-dependent malic enzyme: MPDLTDKQTFSDQDALDFHQHPTPGKISMAPTKPMATQRDLSLAYSPGVAIPVIAIGKDPDKAYDYTSKGNLVAVISNGTAILGLGNLGHMASKPVMEGKSVLFKRFADVDSFDIEVKTTDPDEFITVVKNIGDTWGGINLEDIKSPECFVIESELQDLLDIPVFHDDQHGTAIISTAGLINACYLTGRKLEDVKVVLAGAGAAGLSSIALMKAMGVRAENTVIVDRDGVVYKGRPTGMDQWKAAHATDTPHRTLAEAMVGADVVLGLAAKGAITKEMVASMAPNPIIFAMANPDPEITPEDVLSVRTDAIIATGRSDYVNQVNNVLAFPYLFRGALDVRARRINHEMKIACAEALAQLAREDVPDEVAAAYSGRKLKFGRDYIIPTPFDPRLIWYIPPFVAKAAMDTGVARVSIDDMDEYRASLRERVDPSAALMQKISSAVRAAPNKRVVFAEGEEPTVIRAAWGFKQAELGTPILIGREDLVKKNAAEAGLDFDAMGIEIVNARVSDRNVEYTDWLYEKLQRRGYLRRDVQRMINQDRNYFAASMLARGQADAMVTGTTRNFNMVLKEVRRVLDVEGDSLIGLSIVLAKGRTIFVADTSIHELPDAQELADIAIQAAATVRKLGRTPRVAFLSYSSFGNPPGERGDKVREAIRILDHKGVDFEYEGEMPPELALDPALRANYPFMRLSREANVLVMPALHSAAISTQLVQALGEATVIGPLLVGLEKSVQIVSLGASVSEIITAATFAAYEEGVTVEFEPVDEDVAPHPSAAAERSMAETATKP, translated from the coding sequence ATGCCCGACCTGACCGACAAACAGACCTTCTCCGACCAGGACGCGCTGGATTTCCACCAGCACCCGACGCCGGGCAAGATCTCGATGGCGCCGACCAAGCCCATGGCGACCCAGCGCGACCTGTCGCTGGCCTATTCGCCGGGCGTGGCCATTCCGGTGATCGCGATCGGCAAGGATCCCGACAAGGCCTATGACTACACGTCAAAGGGCAATCTGGTCGCCGTCATCTCGAACGGCACGGCGATCCTGGGTCTCGGCAACCTCGGTCACATGGCATCCAAGCCGGTGATGGAGGGCAAGTCGGTCCTGTTCAAACGGTTCGCCGACGTCGACAGCTTCGACATCGAGGTGAAGACGACCGACCCGGACGAGTTCATCACCGTCGTCAAGAACATCGGCGACACCTGGGGCGGCATCAATCTGGAGGACATCAAGTCCCCCGAATGCTTCGTGATCGAAAGCGAGCTCCAGGACCTGCTGGACATTCCGGTCTTCCACGACGACCAGCACGGCACGGCCATCATCTCGACGGCCGGCCTGATCAACGCCTGCTACCTGACGGGGCGCAAGCTGGAGGACGTCAAGGTCGTCCTGGCCGGCGCGGGCGCGGCGGGCCTGTCGTCGATTGCCCTGATGAAGGCCATGGGCGTCCGGGCCGAGAACACCGTGATCGTCGACCGCGACGGCGTCGTCTACAAGGGCCGGCCCACGGGCATGGACCAGTGGAAGGCCGCTCACGCCACCGACACCCCGCACCGGACTCTGGCCGAGGCCATGGTCGGCGCCGACGTCGTCCTGGGCCTCGCCGCCAAGGGCGCGATCACCAAGGAGATGGTGGCCTCCATGGCCCCCAATCCGATCATCTTCGCCATGGCCAACCCCGACCCGGAGATCACGCCGGAAGACGTGCTGTCGGTGCGCACCGACGCCATCATCGCCACCGGCCGCTCGGACTATGTGAACCAGGTCAACAACGTCCTGGCCTTCCCCTATCTGTTCCGGGGCGCGCTCGACGTGCGCGCCCGCCGCATCAATCACGAGATGAAGATCGCCTGCGCCGAGGCCCTGGCCCAACTGGCGCGCGAGGACGTGCCGGACGAGGTCGCCGCCGCCTATTCGGGGCGCAAGCTGAAGTTCGGCCGCGACTACATCATCCCGACCCCGTTCGACCCGCGCCTGATCTGGTACATCCCGCCCTTCGTGGCGAAGGCCGCGATGGACACCGGCGTGGCCCGCGTCAGCATCGACGACATGGACGAGTACCGCGCCTCCTTGCGCGAACGCGTCGATCCTTCCGCCGCCCTGATGCAGAAGATCTCCTCGGCCGTGCGCGCCGCCCCGAACAAGCGGGTGGTCTTCGCCGAGGGCGAGGAGCCGACCGTCATCCGCGCCGCTTGGGGCTTCAAACAGGCCGAGCTGGGCACGCCGATCCTGATCGGCCGCGAGGACCTGGTGAAGAAGAACGCCGCCGAGGCGGGTCTCGACTTCGACGCCATGGGCATCGAGATCGTCAACGCCCGGGTGTCGGACCGGAACGTCGAATACACCGACTGGCTCTATGAGAAGCTGCAGCGCCGGGGCTATCTGCGCCGCGACGTGCAGCGGATGATCAACCAGGACCGCAACTATTTCGCCGCCTCCATGCTGGCGCGCGGTCAGGCCGACGCCATGGTCACGGGCACGACCCGCAACTTCAACATGGTGCTGAAGGAGGTCCGGCGCGTGCTGGACGTCGAGGGCGACAGCCTGATCGGCCTGTCCATTGTCCTGGCCAAGGGCCGCACGATCTTCGTCGCCGACACCTCGATCCACGAACTGCCGGACGCCCAGGAACTGGCCGATATCGCCATCCAGGCGGCGGCGACGGTCCGGAAGCTGGGCCGCACCCCGCGCGTCGCCTTCCTGTCCTATTCGAGCTTCGGCAACCCGCCGGGCGAGCGCGGCGACAAGGTGCGCGAGGCCATCCGCATCCTCGACCACAAGGGCGTCGATTTCGAATACGAGGGCGAGATGCCGCCCGAGCTAGCGCTGGATCCGGCGCTCAGGGCCAACTACCCGTTCATGCGCCTGAGCCGCGAGGCCAATGTCCTGGTCATGCCGGCGCTCCACTCCGCCGCCATCTCGACCCAACTGGTCCAGGCCCTGGGCGAGGCGACGGTGATCGGCCCGCTTCTTGTCGGTCTGGAGAAGTCGGTGCAGATCGTGTCCCTGGGCGCCTCGGTCTCCGAGATCATCACCGCCGCCACCTTCGCCGCCTATGAGGAGGGCGTCACGGTCGAGTTCGAGCCCGTCGACGAGGACGTCGCCCCTCATCCCTCGGCCGCCGCCGAACGGTCGATGGCGGAGACCGCGACGAAGCCCTGA
- the dapF gene encoding diaminopimelate epimerase: MTPRPFVKMNGAGNDFVVVNALDRPFAPTHDAVRALGDRKTGQGFDQLIAIEPSDTADAFMRVWNADGGTVETCGNALRCVGWMLMQASGADRVTIDTLGGRTVAQNAGPNRITVDMGPPKLDWREIPLAEEMDTRGIELQVGPIDDPVVHTPGAVSMGNPHVVFFTDRLDDSFVVGTGSLIEHHPLFPEGVNVGFAHVLGPDRIRLRVFERGAGLTKACGTGACAALVACARRGLTGRKATVVVDGGELVIDWDEASGHVFMTGPVEVERTGVLDL, translated from the coding sequence ATGACCCCCCGCCCCTTCGTCAAGATGAACGGCGCCGGCAACGACTTCGTCGTCGTCAACGCGCTCGACCGGCCCTTCGCGCCGACGCACGACGCCGTGCGCGCGCTCGGCGATCGGAAGACCGGCCAGGGGTTCGACCAGCTGATCGCCATCGAGCCTTCGGATACGGCCGACGCCTTCATGCGGGTGTGGAACGCCGACGGGGGGACCGTCGAGACCTGCGGCAACGCCCTTCGTTGCGTCGGCTGGATGCTGATGCAGGCCAGCGGTGCGGATAGAGTGACGATCGACACCCTGGGCGGGCGGACGGTCGCACAGAATGCAGGCCCCAACCGGATCACGGTCGACATGGGACCGCCGAAACTGGACTGGCGCGAAATCCCCCTGGCCGAGGAAATGGACACGCGCGGCATCGAGCTGCAGGTCGGACCGATCGACGATCCCGTGGTGCATACGCCGGGCGCCGTTTCCATGGGCAACCCGCATGTGGTCTTCTTCACCGACCGGCTGGACGACAGCTTCGTGGTCGGTACTGGCTCGCTGATCGAGCATCACCCGCTGTTCCCCGAAGGCGTCAACGTCGGCTTCGCCCATGTGCTGGGCCCGGACCGCATCCGCCTGCGGGTGTTCGAGCGGGGGGCGGGCCTCACGAAGGCCTGCGGCACCGGCGCCTGCGCGGCCCTGGTCGCCTGCGCTCGTCGGGGGCTGACGGGACGCAAGGCGACGGTCGTGGTCGACGGCGGGGAACTGGTGATCGACTGGGACGAGGCCTCGGGCCACGTCTTCATGACCGGCCCGGTCGAGGTCGAGCGGACGGGCGTGCTGGACCTCTGA
- a CDS encoding DUF1223 domain-containing protein — protein sequence MNLRGIIIAGVAALGLFGAVGSTAQPAGPRPVRLSATTDEPVVVELFTAQGCSGCPAANEVVEGLAEEPGIIALTYAVDYWDYLGWPDTFAKPEFAQRQRAYQTAMRLRNVYTPQVIIDGRRQLSGAEGSAIQVAVDEEAARRIFPPQVQFRESGDAVGVGSGRAPSGGADVWAVSYRPGTQTVTVAGGDNRGRAVRHVNVVRSLTRLGEWTGRPILLDLPQAADPADKVVVMVQSRADRRILSAATR from the coding sequence ATGAATCTTCGGGGCATCATCATCGCGGGCGTGGCCGCCCTCGGCCTGTTCGGCGCGGTCGGTTCGACCGCCCAGCCGGCCGGCCCGCGCCCTGTCCGCCTGTCGGCCACGACGGATGAGCCGGTGGTGGTCGAGCTCTTCACCGCCCAGGGCTGTTCCGGCTGTCCCGCCGCCAACGAGGTCGTCGAGGGCCTGGCCGAGGAGCCCGGCATCATCGCCCTGACCTACGCCGTCGACTATTGGGATTACCTCGGCTGGCCCGACACCTTCGCCAAGCCCGAGTTCGCCCAGCGTCAGCGCGCCTATCAGACGGCCATGCGCCTCAGGAATGTCTACACGCCCCAGGTCATCATCGACGGCCGTCGCCAGCTTTCGGGCGCGGAAGGGTCGGCCATTCAGGTCGCCGTCGACGAGGAGGCCGCCCGCCGCATCTTCCCGCCCCAGGTCCAGTTTCGCGAGAGCGGCGACGCCGTCGGCGTCGGCTCCGGTCGCGCCCCTTCGGGCGGCGCCGACGTCTGGGCCGTTTCCTATCGCCCGGGAACCCAGACCGTGACCGTGGCCGGGGGCGACAATCGCGGCCGCGCCGTGCGCCACGTCAACGTGGTCCGGAGCCTGACCCGGCTCGGCGAATGGACGGGCCGGCCGATCCTGCTGGACCTGCCCCAGGCCGCCGATCCCGCCGACAAGGTGGTGGTGATGGTCCAGTCACGCGCCGACCGCCGCATCCTCAGCGCCGCCACGCGCTAG